A window of Streptomyces sp. NBC_01142 genomic DNA:
CGATGGGCTCGGTGGGAGTCTCCGCGTCGTGCTCGGCGGGTGCGCCTTCCGGGCCCGTTGCCTTGGCCGCGACGGGCTCAGGGGCGATCTCGGCCTCGGGCTTGGCAGCCGCAGCCGCCTTCGGCGCGGACTTGGCGGTCCGAGCCTTGGTCTTCGGCTTCGCCGGGGTCGCGGCCTTTACCGGCTCAGGAGCCGTCTGCGGCTCGCTGTCCGCCTCGGCCGGCGTGGTCTCAGCCGTGGTCTCGGTCTTGGTCTCGGCCTCGACCGCGGCCTGGCTGTCGGCCGTGGCGGGGGTCTCGACCTCCGGCTCTGCCGGGCTCTTGGCCGTCGACCTGGCGGAGGTGTCTTCGGCCGCAGGCTCCGTCTCGGCCTGCGCCGTCGCACCCGCGGACGGGGTGTCACCCTCGGCGAGCGGCTCCGTGACCGGGGCTCCGGCCGGAGCCTCCTGCTCAGCAGAGGCGTCATCCGCGGCGGTCGCCGCCGGGGCAGTTTCCACATCGGTAACCGGCGCCTCGGTAACCGGCGCGTCGGGCGCGTCGGCTCCGGCCTCCGGCGCGTCGGGCGCGTCGGCTCCGGCCTCCGGCTCGGCGGAGGCCGCAGCACCCGCCTCCGCAGCCGCGGGTGCTCCCGCGGACGCCCGCATCTTCGGGGAGTCCGACGCCTGCGCCGGGACCGAGCCCGCGCGGCTTCGCTTCGGGGCGGGGTTGTCGAACGCCGAAGAGACCAGGTCCGCCGCCGCGCGCTCCGCCGGCGAGGGAGCGGGCACCGTCGCGGTGGCCGGTTCCGTTCGCTCGGTCTGGGGCGGGACGGAGGCTGCCGCCGACTCGTTTTGCTCCGAACGGTCGCGGCCAAACACCTTGCGCAGCAAGCTCCGAATGCCCATGGGCGAGGCCTTTCGCATGAGTTGAGTGCGGTGATTGTCCGCACTTGGGCCGGGGGGTCCACGGGGTGTCCTGGCCAGGGCGGACACGTAAGGTTAGCGGCCGCCCCGGGCGAACTCCGGCAGGGGCGGGCCGACCGTCGCACACCGTCTGCCGGAGGTCAACATCGCCCCGGCCTCGCCGGATTCATCCGCCGTTCACTTCGCGTCCTCCGCACTGCACGCAAACCCACCTAACGTCGCGGCCGGAGCTATTCCGACACGATGTCGGCGCGGGGTGCGCCGGAGGAGGACGAAGTGCGCAAACTGCTGCCGCTGTTGAACACCAACCCCCACGCGGGGGGACGTTCCGCTCTTACCTGCCGATACCGCTGCGGCGATGCCTGTTTCCACGAGGTGCCGAACACCAGCGACAACGAGTACGCCGGTGACGTCATAGCCGGTGCCCTCTCGAGACGCTCCATGATGCGCGCCGCCGCCGTCGTGACCGTCGCCGCTGCCGCCGGCACCGCGACCGTCGTCGGAAACGGTGGTGGAGTTCAGGCCACCGCGGCGCCCGCGACCGGCCACGGTCACGGCAGCAAGCCGGGCAGGACCGACGGCGCCCGCGGGCTCCGCTTCGCGCCTGTCGCCGCCAACAAGGACGACAAGGTCACCATCCCTGACGGGTACGCGCAGAACGTCGTCATCCGCTGGGGCGACCCGATCCTCCGCGGTGCCCCGGCCTTCGACGCCGACAAGCAGACCGCCAAGGCGCAGGCGGGACAGTTCGGGTACAACAACGACTTCCTCTCCCTGCTGCCCCTCCGGGGCGAGCACGGGCGCCAGGTCCTCGTCGCGAACCACGAGTACACCGACGAGATCCTGATGTTCAAGGGGTACGACCCCCAGAACCCGACCCGCGAGCAGGCCGAGATCGCCTGGGCCGCGCACGGCCTGTCCGTCGTCGTGGTCCAGGAGGAGCACCGCAGCGGCAAGCTCACCCCGGTCACCCGGCACCCCCTGAACCGCCGCCTCACCGCGACGAGCGAGTTCGAGGTCACCGGTCCGGCCGCCGGCAGCCCCCTGCTGCGTACGAGCGTCGACCCCTCCGGCCGCACGGTCCTCGGCACCCTCAACAACTGCGCCGGCGGCACCACCCCGTGGGGCACCACCCTCCACGGCGAGGAGAACTTCAACCAGTACTTCGCCAACGGCTCCAGCGCCACCGACAAGCGGTACGGCATCGCGGCCGGCCCGACCGAGCGCAAGTGGGAGCGTTTCGACAAGCGCTTCGACCTCCAGCAGGAGCCCAACGAGGCCCACCGCTTCGGCTGGGTCGTCGAGCTCGACCCGTACGACCCGGACTTCACCCCCCGCAAGCGCACCGCGCTGGGCCGCTTCAAGCACGAGGCCGCTCAGCCCCGCCTGACCGACGACGGCCGTCCCGTCGTCTACATGGGCGACGACGAGCGCTTCGACTACTTCTACAAGTTCGTGTCCTCGAAGCGGATGAAGAAGGGCAGCAGCCGCGCCGCCCGCGAGCACAACCTCACGCTCCTCGACGAGGGCACCCTGTACGTCGCCAAGCTCACCGGTGACAGCCCGCAGGACGTCGACGGGACCGGCAAGCTTCCCAACGACGGGGAGTTCGACGGCAGCGGGCAGTGGATTCCGCTCGCCACCGGCAACACCTCGCACGTCCCGGGCATGAGCGCCGAGGAGGTGTACGTCTTCACCCGCCTCGCCGGCGACAAGGTGGGCGCCACCAAGATGGACCGCCCCGAGGACGTCGAGCCGTCCCCCCGCACCGGCCGTGTGTACGTCGCGCTGACCAACAACACCGACCGCGGCAAGGCGGGCAAGGCCGGCGCGGACGAGGCCAACCCGCGCAACCTCAACAAGCACGGCCAGATCCTGGAGCTCGCCGAGAACTGGGACGACGCGGCGGGCGACGGCTTCGCCTGGCGGCTCTTCCTGGTCGCGGGCGACCCGAACGACCCGGCGACGTACTTCGCGGGCTTCCCGAAGGACAAGGTCAGCCCCATCTCCTGCCCGGACAATGTGGCCTTCGACCCGTACGGCAATCTGTGGATCTCCACGGACGGCGCCCAACTCGGTTCGCACGACGGCCTGTTCGGTGTCGCGACGCAGGGCGAGCGCCGCGGTGAGCTCAAGCAGTTCCTGACCGTGCCGAAGGGTGCCGAGACCTGCGGTCCGATCATCCAGGACCGCCGGGTGCTCGTCGCGGTCCAGCACCCGGGCGAGATCGACGGCGCGTCCGTCGAGAAGCCCGCGAGCGTCTGGCCCGACGGACCGGGCAAGATCGTCCGCCCGTCGGTCGTCGCCGTCTGGCGCAAGGACGGCCGCGACATCGGCATGTGAGCGCGCATGTGAGCCGGCAAGTCGGCATGCGAGTAGCGGCATGTGGACCGGCATGCGAGTCGGCACGCGAGTAGTCGGCATGCCGACCGGCATGCTCGGCATGCGGACCGGCAGGTAGGTCGTATGTCTTTCACGAGGTGGCGCGCACCTGGGCGCGCCACCTCGTGAACTGTTCGGCCGCGTCCCCCGTGTACGACCACGGCACCCGCGCCGCCCGTGTCCCCAGCAGCCCGAACAGTTGCCGGGCCTCCTCGCCCAGCCCCGCGTAACAGGCCGCGTGGGTCAGATAGTTGAGCTCACCGATCTCCTGCGGGAACGCCGGGCCCTCGGGGCGCCCGCCGATCCAGCGGTCCCAGGTGCGCCGTACCTCCGTCACTGCCAGTTCGTGGTGCCAGTGCCGGCCGAAGTCCCTTACCGTCGCCCGCCCCGCCCGCCGTTCCCGGGCGGGCGCGCCCTCCGTGGCGTAGCGGTACTCCTCCACCCGCGCGATCTGTACCAGCACCGTCAGCGGCGATCCTGGCGGCGCCGCGCCCGCCGCGTCGCGGGCGAAGTCGTACATCGTGCCGTGTGTGCCGTGCCAGCGCGCCGAGTAGTAGCGCAGCAGCTGCACATGGCCCTCGATGTTGTACGGGTCGCGGCGGCGCAGCTCGTCCCACCAGTGCCGCAGTTCGCGCCGCGGGATGCCGTCCTCGTACAGCCGCGCCACCGTGAGCAGCGACACCCACGGCAGGGGGTCCGCCGGGCTCGCGTCGGCCGCGCCCAGGCAGGCGGTCACCACGCCGTCGAGCCGCGCATGGTCCGGGGCCGCGCCGCGGCCCGCCTCGATCGCCTGGTGGAAGACCCGTACGACCTCCGTCGCGGCCCGCAGCGCCGCCGCGTCCGGGTTGCCGGGCTCCGCCGCCCGCCAGGTCTCCACCGCCGAGGAGCCCGCCGCCGCATGGGAGAGGAGCCGCAGCCGGTGGGTGCGCAGAGGCCAGTCGTCGCCGGTGGAACGCAGCAGGTCACGTACGCCCTGCCAGCGTCCGATAACGATGTCGTGCACGGCCTCGGACAGTGGCCGGTCCCCGAAGGCGGGGTCGAAGTCGGGGACGAAGCGGCGGCGTGCGGCCATCTGGGGCGCCTCCCTACTACTACTTCAGCTGTCCGTCGGCGGTCGGTCAGAAGTCCGTGGCCAGTGCTTTGTCGGTGTAGTCCGGGTGCCCGGACGCGGAGTCGGGGTACCGCTCCTGCGCCTCGAGGGCCCGCTTCGCGTCCAGCCGTGCGGGGCGGTAGTACGAACTCCCCCGCCGCCAGTACACGATCATCGGCACCAGACCGGCGGCCAGCCCGCCGAGCCCGATCGCGATCGACGCGCCGCTCATCCCGAGCAGCGCCTCGATGAAGATCCAGAGCATGAAGAGCGCGCCGAACAGCGGCCAGGCCCCGCCGAGGACGAAGTCACGCACCGACGTGAGCAGCGTGCTGCGGTAGGCGACGACGGCCGCGATACCCGCCAGCCCGTAGTAGAACGTGATCTGCAGCCCCATCGCGGCGACGGCGGCCGTCAGGACCTCGCCGACCGAACCGAGCGCCGTGGAGGCGACGAACATCGCGAGCGCCACCGCGCCGACGACGGCGATCGCCACCCAGGGCGTGTTCCACCGCCGGTGCGCCGTGCCGAGCGCGGCCGGCATCGTACGGTCGCGGCCCATCGCGAACAGCGAGCGCGTCACCTGGATCAGGGTGGTCTCCAAGGTGGCGACGGTGGACAGCAGCACCGCCACGACCAGCAGTTTCCCGCCGATGCCCGGCCAGATCGCCTCGCCGAGCGTGCTCAGCACATCGGCGCCGCCGGCCCGGATGTCCTCGGCGGAAAGGATCACGTTCACCGCGATCGTGAAGGCCTCGAAGAGGAGGAAGACGACGCCGAGTCCGACGAGCGCCGCGAGGCCTGCGGTGCGGCGGCTGTTACGGGTCTCCTCACTGAGGTTGCTGGTGACGTCCCAGCCCCAGTAGTAGAAGGTGGCGATCAGCGCGCCGGAGGCGAAGCCGGCCGGTCCGTCGAAGTGGGAGAAGCCGAGCCAGGACCAGTCGAAGGCTGGCCCGGCCCCGGCTTCGGAGCGCAGCAGCGCGGCGACGACGAAGAACAGCAGGATCGCCAGCTCCGTCCCGGACATCAGCAGTTGCGCCCGTACGGTCAGCCGCGCCCCGCCCAGCACAACCAGCAGCATCGCCACGAACCAGGCCGCGCCGACGGCTGTCGCGAGCGCGGTGTTCCGGGCGAGGGCGGGGTCGAAGAGAGCGAGCGTCATCGCACCGGCCGGCAGCGAACCGGCCACCATGAAGATCGTCGCGGAGACGACGAGCGCCCAGCCGGAGAGAAAGCCGAGGAAGGGGTGGAGGGTGCGGCACACCCAGGAGTAGCCGGCGCCCGCGTTGACGTCGATCCGGCCGAGCCTGCCGAAGGCCAGGACGATGCCGAGCATGGGTATCGCGCAGTAGAGCAGCGAGGCCGGTCCCGCGAGGCCGACGGCGGCGGCGAGTACGGCGGTGGTGGCGGCGATCGAGTAGGCGGGCGCGCTGCCGGCGACGGCCATCACGATGGTGTCGAACGTACCGAGGACATTGGACTGAAGCCCTCTGCCGGAGCTGGTGCGCATGGAGTTCTCCGAATGCCCTTGTACTGAATGCCTGTGTTCCGCACGACATATGTCGGCATGTCAGAAAGGAACGCCCGCTCCGGAGGGAAGGCCTCCGTAATGGGAGATCGTGCGCATCGTAGTCGGATGTGTGCGTGGAGGTGAGGGGGTGGGGCTGCCCCGCACTCAGGGGTGGGTGACGCCACGTGCGTCTTCCTCGCGCTCCGTAGCACCCATACGCATGGACATGATGCGGCCGGCGCTCCCGGGACTCCCGGCGCTCCCGGGACTCCTTGCAGTGCGGCGCCGAGGCGGCGCGGGCGGAATAAGTCCCGGGGCTTTTGGGCCCGGGGGCCTTACCCTCGGGACCATGGCTTCAGAGGATTCGGTTTCGGCTGCGTCTCCGGTTTCGGGTGCTTCTCCGGTTTCGTCTTCGGCTTCGGTTTCGGATGGGGGGACCGTACGGGCGGACGCCTGGATCTGGTCCGTACGGCTGACGAAGACCCGCTCCCAGGCCGCTTCGGCCTGCCGCGCGGGACACGTCCGCGTCAACGGCGAACGGGTCAAGCCGGCGCATCTGCTGCGCGCGGGCGACCAGGTGCGGCTGTTCCACGCCGGGCGTGAGCGGCTCGTGGTTGTCTCGAAGATCATCCGGAAACGGGTCGGCCCGCCGGTCGCGGTCCAGTGCTATGTGGACAACAGTCCGCCGCCCCCGCCGCGGGAGTTCGTGGCCCCGGTGGCGGTCCGCGACAGGGGATCGGGCCGCCCGACCAAGAGGGACCGCCGCGAAATGGACCGCCTCCAGGGCGGCGCCTGAGAACGCGGGCGCTCGTTGCCGGGTCCGGGGATTGCGCGGTCCCCGGGGTGCCCGGGTGCCGCGGTGCCCGGGTCCCTGGGGTGCCCGGGTCCCTGGGGTGTCGGGGTCCGGGGGTGTGGGCCCTGCTTGGTGCGGGCCCCCGTTCAGGGAAAGGACCCGTCACACCGGCCGTCCCGGGGAGGCGATCGCCCTTGCCGCCTTCACCTCCTGGCGCAGGGGCGCCAGCACCCCCTCGTCGTCGCCCTCCAGCTCCGCCCGTACCTCCACCAGCACCTCGCTCGACCGCACCCCCTCCGCCAGCTCGTGCAGCTGCTGCTCGATGTCCGCCGCCTCGACCGGGGCCGGCGGCGTGGCCCCGTGGTCGACCCGGACCCGGGCCGCCGTCGTCGCGTCCACGATCCGCTCGACCGCCACGACCAGCGGCCACCACGCGGCGGCCCGCGCCCCCGTCGGGGGCGGCTCCGTCAGGGCCCGCTGGAATTCCGACCGTACGGACGACAGGTCCCGGTAGAGACGGCGGCGTCGGCGCTCCCGCTCGCCCCGGTCCTGCGTACCGGCGCCGAACGCGCATGCCACATAGCGCGCGGTGTCCTCCACGGCCTGCGCCAGCCGGTCGCCGATGCGGGTGTGCCAGCTCTCGGGCCAGAGCAGATAGCCCGCGACCAGCGCGATGGCGCAGCCGATGAGGCTGTCCACGAGCCGTGGCAGGACCAGGTCGAAGCCCTGGTGGTTGAGGATGTCGGACAGCAGCAGGATCACGGGCGTGATGGCCGCCGTCTGGAAGGCGTACCCCTTCACGGTGAAGGCGGGGATGAGCCCCGCGAGGGGCACCATCACCAGTACGTCCCACCAGCCGCGCGGTACCTGGGAGAGCACCGCCGCCGCGACGAGCAGCCCCGCCGCCGTGCCCAGCGCGCGCAGTACCGCGCGCGAGAACACCGAGCCGAAGTCGGGCTTCATGACGAAGGTGACGGTGAGCGCGACCCAGTACGAGCGGGGCACCACCACCAGTGACACCAGCCCCTGGGCCAGCCCGATGCAGAGCGCGAGCCGCAGTCCGTACCGCCAGGACGGCTCGGAGAGCAGCACACTGCGGGCCGCGCGCCGGACCCGGATACGCAGCGCCGCGGGCCGCCCCAGCAGGTCGTCCACCTGAGGGTGCTTCCGGACGGAGTCCGGGGAGCCGTCGGAGCCCGGGGACCGGTCGGGGGAGGTCCTGCGGACGGCGTC
This region includes:
- a CDS encoding FUSC family protein, with the translated sequence METRAGRLSPPEWLLKSLRPQTAPVPWAAVARAAVALAAPLAVGLAVGQPAYGALVSMGALSGVIGDTADAYRMRIFNIAVPQLFGAVGVTLGTLVYGEGWAAVGVLTLVALVSGMISSIGAVASVSGLLLLLNAVVGAGLPMPGPWWKAPLLLTLGGLFVLVLTLLAWPLRGRLPERAAVVGTYRSVADLLEAAGTAAYDDKRQAVTDSLNTSYDLILARRARDHGRRSPLVRLLAQLNVLIPLLEAAPAAHRHGRASRRPEIAAAVRDLADAVAEDRRGAPVLSLPEPEGPADRAVDTALRHAAAVVGETTDAVRRTSPDRSPGSDGSPDSVRKHPQVDDLLGRPAALRIRVRRAARSVLLSEPSWRYGLRLALCIGLAQGLVSLVVVPRSYWVALTVTFVMKPDFGSVFSRAVLRALGTAAGLLVAAAVLSQVPRGWWDVLVMVPLAGLIPAFTVKGYAFQTAAITPVILLLSDILNHQGFDLVLPRLVDSLIGCAIALVAGYLLWPESWHTRIGDRLAQAVEDTARYVACAFGAGTQDRGERERRRRRLYRDLSSVRSEFQRALTEPPPTGARAAAWWPLVVAVERIVDATTAARVRVDHGATPPAPVEAADIEQQLHELAEGVRSSEVLVEVRAELEGDDEGVLAPLRQEVKAARAIASPGRPV
- a CDS encoding PhoX family phosphatase, with translation MRKLLPLLNTNPHAGGRSALTCRYRCGDACFHEVPNTSDNEYAGDVIAGALSRRSMMRAAAVVTVAAAAGTATVVGNGGGVQATAAPATGHGHGSKPGRTDGARGLRFAPVAANKDDKVTIPDGYAQNVVIRWGDPILRGAPAFDADKQTAKAQAGQFGYNNDFLSLLPLRGEHGRQVLVANHEYTDEILMFKGYDPQNPTREQAEIAWAAHGLSVVVVQEEHRSGKLTPVTRHPLNRRLTATSEFEVTGPAAGSPLLRTSVDPSGRTVLGTLNNCAGGTTPWGTTLHGEENFNQYFANGSSATDKRYGIAAGPTERKWERFDKRFDLQQEPNEAHRFGWVVELDPYDPDFTPRKRTALGRFKHEAAQPRLTDDGRPVVYMGDDERFDYFYKFVSSKRMKKGSSRAAREHNLTLLDEGTLYVAKLTGDSPQDVDGTGKLPNDGEFDGSGQWIPLATGNTSHVPGMSAEEVYVFTRLAGDKVGATKMDRPEDVEPSPRTGRVYVALTNNTDRGKAGKAGADEANPRNLNKHGQILELAENWDDAAGDGFAWRLFLVAGDPNDPATYFAGFPKDKVSPISCPDNVAFDPYGNLWISTDGAQLGSHDGLFGVATQGERRGELKQFLTVPKGAETCGPIIQDRRVLVAVQHPGEIDGASVEKPASVWPDGPGKIVRPSVVAVWRKDGRDIGM
- a CDS encoding APC family permease, whose amino-acid sequence is MRTSSGRGLQSNVLGTFDTIVMAVAGSAPAYSIAATTAVLAAAVGLAGPASLLYCAIPMLGIVLAFGRLGRIDVNAGAGYSWVCRTLHPFLGFLSGWALVVSATIFMVAGSLPAGAMTLALFDPALARNTALATAVGAAWFVAMLLVVLGGARLTVRAQLLMSGTELAILLFFVVAALLRSEAGAGPAFDWSWLGFSHFDGPAGFASGALIATFYYWGWDVTSNLSEETRNSRRTAGLAALVGLGVVFLLFEAFTIAVNVILSAEDIRAGGADVLSTLGEAIWPGIGGKLLVVAVLLSTVATLETTLIQVTRSLFAMGRDRTMPAALGTAHRRWNTPWVAIAVVGAVALAMFVASTALGSVGEVLTAAVAAMGLQITFYYGLAGIAAVVAYRSTLLTSVRDFVLGGAWPLFGALFMLWIFIEALLGMSGASIAIGLGGLAAGLVPMIVYWRRGSSYYRPARLDAKRALEAQERYPDSASGHPDYTDKALATDF
- a CDS encoding RNA-binding S4 domain-containing protein, whose amino-acid sequence is MASEDSVSAASPVSGASPVSSSASVSDGGTVRADAWIWSVRLTKTRSQAASACRAGHVRVNGERVKPAHLLRAGDQVRLFHAGRERLVVVSKIIRKRVGPPVAVQCYVDNSPPPPPREFVAPVAVRDRGSGRPTKRDRREMDRLQGGA